A region of the Thiohalomonas denitrificans genome:
CTGGCCTTCTCCCGGGGGAGAAGGAATGGCTTCGTTCGGCGACGGGGCATTTTGGGAGCCGGAGGAGCATCATCGCCGGAACGTGCATTTGAAGAATTCACCCCACCCTACGACGAGCCACAAGGACAATCCGATTTGATCTCCCTCATCCTTTCCTCCTCCCGGCGGAAGAAGGAAAGGCTTCGTTCAGATTTGAAGAATGCATCAACCCTTGCATCGGGCACATCCTAAAATGTAGGGCTCCGCGTTATTACAGGAGCCCGGCCCGCTGGGCGAGTCACTGCTGGCTATTTGAGACCGCGGCCGATGGCGTAGTAGGCGATGCCGGCGTCTTTCATCTGGGCCGGGTCGTAAAGATTACGGCCATCGAAGATCAGGGGCGTGTTGAGGTTGCGTTTGATCTCGTCAAAATCGGGGCTGCGGAATTTTGGCCATTCGGTGACCACCACGAGGGCGTCGGCACCTTTCAGGGCGGACATGGGGTCGTCGACCAGTTCGAGATCGGGACGTTCGCTGTAGAGGCGTCTGGCTTCGCCCATGGCTTCGGGGTCATAGGCCTGTACGCTGGCGCCGGCTTTCCAGAGGGCTTCCATAAGCGTTCGGCTGGGGGCTTCACGCATATCATCGGTGTTGGGTTTGAAGGCGAGCCCCCAGACGGCGAAGGTCAGCCCCTTCAGTTTTCCTTCGAAATGGTTGTGAATCTTGTCCACGAGGACTTGCTTCTGGCGGTAGTTGACCGCTTCCACGGCATTGAGGAGCCGGGCGTCGTAGTCGACCTCACGGGCAGTACGCTCCAGTGCCTGGACGTCTTTGGGGAAGCAGGAGCCGCCGTAGCCGCAACCGGGATAGATGAAGTGGTAACCGATGCGCGGGTCGGAGCCCATGCCAATTCGGACCTTTTCGATATCCGCATCCAGCCGTTCGGCGAGGTTGGCCAGCTCGTTCATGAAGCTGATCTTCGTGGCCAGCATGGCGTTGGAAGCGTACTTGGTAAGCTCGGCGGAGCGGATATCCATGGCGATGAGCCGGTCGTGGCTCCGATTGAAGGGGCTATAGAGGGCACGGATCAGTTCGGTGGTGCGGGGGTTATCGGTGCCGACGATGATGCGTTCAGGCTTCATGAAGTCATCGATGGCGGCCCCTTCCTTGAGGAATTCAGGATTGGAGACCACATCGAATTCGAGGCTGGATGTCAGGGCTCGCTTTTCCAGTTCCTCGTTGATGGCACTTTTGACCCTGTCGGCCGTGCCCACCGGGACCGTCGATTTGTCGATGACCACCGTGTAGTCATCCATGTGCTCGCCGATAGAGCGGGCCACCGAGAGGACATATTGAAGGTCTGCGGAACCGTCCTCGTCCGGAGGCGTACCGACGGCGATGAACTGGAACAGGCCATGGCCCACGCCCTCGGCGATATCCGTGGTGAACCGCAAGCGACCTTCGGCCTTGTTGCGCGCAATCAGATCATCGAGTCCCGGCTCATAGATGGGACTCTCGCCGTTGTTGAGCATATTAATCTTGCGCTCATCAACATCGACGCAGAGGACGTCATTGCCGACT
Encoded here:
- a CDS encoding UDP-glucose dehydrogenase family protein; this encodes MKVTIFGSGYVGLVTGTCLAEVGNDVLCVDVDERKINMLNNGESPIYEPGLDDLIARNKAEGRLRFTTDIAEGVGHGLFQFIAVGTPPDEDGSADLQYVLSVARSIGEHMDDYTVVIDKSTVPVGTADRVKSAINEELEKRALTSSLEFDVVSNPEFLKEGAAIDDFMKPERIIVGTDNPRTTELIRALYSPFNRSHDRLIAMDIRSAELTKYASNAMLATKISFMNELANLAERLDADIEKVRIGMGSDPRIGYHFIYPGCGYGGSCFPKDVQALERTAREVDYDARLLNAVEAVNYRQKQVLVDKIHNHFEGKLKGLTFAVWGLAFKPNTDDMREAPSRTLMEALWKAGASVQAYDPEAMGEARRLYSERPDLELVDDPMSALKGADALVVVTEWPKFRSPDFDEIKRNLNTPLIFDGRNLYDPAQMKDAGIAYYAIGRGLK